One segment of Micromonospora parathelypteridis DNA contains the following:
- a CDS encoding mannitol dehydrogenase family protein, translating to MAVTVNASRLGLGILRRLPAEARPLIRPGTVPTGIVHLGLGAFHRAHQAVYTEAAIGAAGGDWGIVAVAPRSTAMVEALTAQDNLFSVSTLSAAGNSTRVVGALSGVRHAPSDPDAVVALLADPAVRVVTLTVTEKAYQLDPVTGQLSPDAALAADLAGGHPPSTVPGLLLRGLAARAAADAGPVALVSCDNLPANGRRLRGMLDQAVSRAVGVPGLVEWVTGNVTCPGTMVDRIVPASTPETIEAARRALGVTDLAAVAAEPYAQWVIEDDFPGGRPGWEHAGAVLTGDAGPWERLKLRSLNGVHSAAAYLGALAGRETIADALEIPHLADVLRRLIAEDVAASFTPPDGVRVVDYGEQVLARFGNPAIRHRTLQVAMDGSQKLPQRVLHTIADLRAAGRSARWGALVVASWLRFALGYADDGRPLPFQDPLAEPIRAALVAGAQSPEGAVDAVFALREVVPVEVAEDDEVRTDVITWLTALQRHGVEATLAGAR from the coding sequence ATGGCAGTGACCGTCAACGCCTCCCGGCTCGGCCTGGGCATACTGCGCCGGTTGCCCGCCGAGGCCCGTCCCCTGATCCGTCCGGGCACCGTGCCGACCGGCATCGTGCACCTGGGGCTGGGCGCGTTCCACCGGGCGCACCAGGCCGTCTACACCGAGGCGGCGATCGGCGCGGCCGGCGGCGACTGGGGCATCGTCGCCGTCGCCCCGCGCAGCACGGCCATGGTCGAGGCGCTCACCGCGCAGGACAACCTGTTCAGCGTCAGCACCCTCTCCGCCGCCGGCAACTCCACCCGTGTCGTGGGCGCCCTGAGCGGCGTACGGCACGCGCCCAGCGACCCGGACGCCGTGGTGGCGCTGCTCGCCGACCCGGCGGTACGCGTCGTCACGCTGACCGTCACCGAGAAGGCGTACCAACTCGACCCGGTGACCGGCCAGTTGTCCCCCGACGCGGCGCTCGCCGCGGACCTGGCCGGCGGTCACCCGCCGAGCACGGTGCCGGGGCTGCTGCTGCGCGGGCTGGCCGCCCGGGCCGCCGCGGACGCCGGGCCGGTGGCCCTGGTGAGCTGCGACAACCTGCCGGCCAACGGTCGACGTCTGCGCGGCATGCTCGACCAGGCGGTCAGCCGTGCCGTCGGGGTGCCCGGCCTGGTCGAGTGGGTCACCGGCAACGTCACCTGCCCGGGCACCATGGTGGATCGGATCGTGCCGGCCAGCACCCCGGAGACGATCGAGGCGGCACGCCGGGCCCTCGGCGTTACCGACCTGGCCGCGGTTGCCGCCGAGCCGTACGCGCAGTGGGTGATCGAGGACGACTTTCCCGGCGGCCGGCCGGGCTGGGAACACGCCGGGGCGGTGCTCACCGGTGACGCCGGCCCGTGGGAAAGGTTGAAGCTGCGCTCCCTCAACGGCGTGCACTCGGCCGCGGCGTACCTCGGCGCGCTGGCCGGTCGGGAGACGATCGCCGACGCGTTGGAGATCCCGCACCTGGCCGACGTGCTGCGGAGGCTGATCGCCGAGGACGTCGCGGCCAGCTTCACCCCACCGGACGGGGTCCGGGTGGTCGACTACGGCGAGCAGGTCCTCGCCCGGTTCGGCAACCCGGCGATCCGACACCGCACCCTGCAGGTGGCGATGGACGGCTCGCAGAAGTTGCCGCAGCGGGTCCTGCACACCATCGCCGACCTGCGCGCGGCCGGCCGGTCCGCGCGCTGGGGCGCGCTGGTCGTGGCGTCCTGGTTGCGCTTCGCGCTCGGGTACGCCGACGACGGCCGCCCGTTGCCGTTCCAGGACCCGTTGGCCGAGCCGATTCGCGCCGCGCTGGTCGCCGGCGCGCAGAGCCCCGAGGGCGCGGTCGACGCGGTCTTCGCGCTGCGCGAGGTCGTCCCGGTCGAGGTGGCCGAGGACGACGAGGTCCGCACCGACGTGATCACGTGGCTGACCGCGCTGCAACGGCACGGCGTCGAGGCCACACTGGCCGGTGCCCGGTGA
- the mptB gene encoding polyprenol phosphomannose-dependent alpha 1,6 mannosyltransferase MptB, which yields MRTLPTVVAYRLLGGVGAALLACAGLAAGALPVGGHAPWWSALRQLAGPALLCGYVGLTLLVAAWWWAGRELRAARTAGRAAPAPQPAAVRRSAALTLACWAGPLLVAPPLFSRDAYSYLAQGAMVLADIDVYRHGVAQLGGALAVEVPQMWQQTPAPYGPVFLAVAAMVSGVTGGKLVLGVLGLRLVALAGVALLVAYLPRLARHCGVDPAAALWLGVLNPLVPLHLIAGAHNEAVMVGLLVAGLSLAFEHRYGTATVLVTLAALVKVPAVVGLLVVVSLAARHRGMPASLARTAGVAVGTAAVVTWATGIGYGWVGALGTPMYRHSWSVSSALGRVALRAAGRFGLHLGDAPMRLCLGLGVAAALAVAVAAWWQRRRLGPAYAMGLVLVAAALLGPATRPWYALWGLVLIAAAAPHGRVRPAAAVGAVVLAFVALPSGFGPDAAQAALAAAGVLVGLLAVGSLRLLMLPAPVEVAR from the coding sequence GTGCGCACACTGCCGACCGTCGTCGCGTACCGGCTGCTCGGGGGCGTCGGTGCCGCGCTGCTGGCCTGCGCCGGCCTGGCCGCCGGCGCGCTGCCGGTCGGCGGGCACGCCCCCTGGTGGAGCGCGCTGCGGCAGCTCGCCGGGCCGGCGCTGCTCTGCGGGTACGTCGGCCTGACCCTGCTCGTCGCCGCCTGGTGGTGGGCGGGCCGGGAACTGCGGGCCGCACGAACAGCCGGGCGGGCCGCGCCGGCACCCCAACCCGCGGCGGTACGGCGGTCCGCCGCGCTCACCCTGGCCTGCTGGGCTGGGCCGTTGCTGGTGGCGCCGCCGCTGTTCAGCAGGGACGCGTACAGCTATCTGGCGCAGGGCGCGATGGTCCTCGCCGACATCGACGTGTACCGGCACGGGGTTGCTCAGTTGGGCGGCGCGTTGGCCGTCGAGGTGCCGCAGATGTGGCAGCAGACCCCTGCGCCGTACGGGCCGGTGTTCCTCGCGGTGGCGGCGATGGTCAGTGGCGTGACCGGTGGCAAGCTGGTGTTGGGCGTGCTCGGTCTGCGCCTGGTGGCGTTGGCCGGGGTGGCGCTGCTGGTGGCGTACCTGCCGCGTCTGGCCCGGCACTGTGGCGTCGACCCGGCTGCCGCGCTCTGGCTGGGCGTGCTCAACCCCCTCGTACCGCTGCACCTGATCGCCGGCGCGCACAACGAGGCGGTGATGGTGGGGCTGTTGGTGGCCGGGCTCAGCCTTGCGTTCGAGCACCGCTACGGCACGGCGACCGTGCTGGTGACGCTGGCCGCCCTGGTCAAGGTGCCGGCGGTGGTCGGGCTGCTGGTGGTCGTCTCGCTCGCCGCGCGACACCGCGGGATGCCGGCCTCGCTGGCCCGCACCGCGGGGGTCGCGGTGGGCACCGCCGCCGTGGTCACCTGGGCCACCGGCATTGGGTACGGGTGGGTCGGCGCGCTCGGCACCCCGATGTACCGGCACAGCTGGTCGGTCTCCAGCGCGCTGGGTCGGGTGGCGCTGCGCGCGGCCGGGCGGTTCGGTCTGCACCTGGGCGACGCCCCGATGCGGCTGTGCCTGGGTCTGGGCGTGGCTGCCGCGCTGGCTGTGGCGGTCGCCGCGTGGTGGCAACGGCGGCGGCTCGGCCCGGCGTACGCGATGGGGTTGGTGCTGGTGGCGGCGGCGTTGCTCGGCCCGGCGACCCGGCCCTGGTACGCGCTCTGGGGTCTGGTGCTGATCGCGGCGGCGGCGCCGCACGGGCGGGTCCGGCCGGCGGCGGCGGTGGGCGCGGTGGTGCTCGCGTTCGTGGCGCTGCCCAGTGGCTTCGGACCGGACGCGGCGCAGGCGGCGCTGGCCGCGGCCGGGGTGCTGGTGGGGCTGCTCGCGGTCGGATCGCTGCGCCTGCTGATGCTGCCGGCACCGGTCGAGGTGGCCCGATGA
- a CDS encoding pectate lyase family protein: MRRILTGATVIALLLGAAPAGAAPPPAPSAAADRLSWLARHLGRQALPERDGWAAEGAGTTGGSAATPERTRVVRSRAELVAALGGDNASNATDATPKLIYVDGAIDGFEGPDGTPLSCSELADPAYRLDAYLAAYDPAVWGRVPPTGPLEEARVRSVTNQTRQTQINVGPNTSIVGLRGARLTGLTLMVDRASNVIVRNLTLVDARDCFPAWSPTDGEAGNWNSQYDQISVRRSENVWVDHNTFTDGDNPDSAQPVHFGRPYQVHDGSLDVTHTASLVTASWNRFTGRDKLMLIGSSNTVGPDVGRLKVTLHHNLFDSVLQRLPRVRFGQVDVYNNHYRLGGDDFQYALGVGVQSAIYAQNNFFTLDAPVDPGDLLYDWGGTALTERGSWVRQGSGPARPVDLLAAYNAAHDPDLGSDAGWTPTWRRDPVLPAPLVPLLVGPLAGADRLPI, from the coding sequence ATGCGCAGAATTCTCACCGGCGCTACGGTGATCGCCCTCCTGCTCGGTGCCGCCCCGGCCGGCGCCGCCCCGCCACCCGCACCTTCCGCCGCCGCCGATCGACTCTCCTGGCTGGCCCGTCACCTCGGCCGGCAGGCCCTGCCCGAGCGCGACGGCTGGGCGGCCGAGGGCGCCGGCACCACCGGTGGCTCGGCGGCCACCCCCGAACGGACCCGGGTGGTCCGCAGCCGGGCCGAGCTGGTCGCCGCGCTGGGCGGCGACAACGCCAGCAACGCCACCGATGCCACGCCGAAGCTCATCTACGTCGACGGCGCCATCGACGGCTTCGAGGGGCCCGACGGCACACCGCTGAGCTGCTCCGAGCTGGCCGATCCGGCGTACCGGCTGGACGCCTACCTGGCCGCGTACGACCCGGCGGTGTGGGGACGGGTGCCGCCGACCGGGCCGCTGGAGGAGGCCCGGGTGCGCTCGGTGACCAACCAGACCCGGCAGACCCAGATCAACGTCGGCCCGAACACCAGCATCGTCGGACTGCGCGGCGCCCGGTTGACCGGGCTCACCCTCATGGTCGACCGGGCGTCGAACGTCATCGTCCGCAACCTGACCCTCGTCGACGCCCGCGACTGCTTCCCGGCCTGGTCACCGACCGACGGCGAAGCCGGCAACTGGAACAGTCAGTACGACCAGATCTCGGTGCGTCGCAGCGAGAACGTCTGGGTCGACCACAACACCTTCACCGACGGCGACAACCCGGACAGCGCCCAGCCGGTCCACTTCGGGCGGCCGTACCAGGTGCACGACGGGTCGCTGGACGTCACGCACACCGCGAGTCTGGTCACCGCGTCCTGGAACCGCTTCACCGGACGGGACAAGCTGATGCTGATCGGCTCGTCCAACACCGTCGGCCCCGACGTGGGTCGGCTGAAGGTCACCCTGCACCACAACCTCTTCGACAGCGTCCTGCAACGGCTGCCCCGGGTGCGCTTCGGTCAGGTCGACGTCTACAACAACCACTACCGGCTCGGTGGGGACGACTTCCAGTACGCGCTCGGCGTCGGCGTCCAGTCGGCGATCTACGCGCAGAACAACTTCTTCACCCTGGACGCGCCGGTCGACCCGGGCGATCTGCTCTACGACTGGGGTGGCACCGCGTTGACCGAGCGGGGGTCGTGGGTGCGTCAGGGCAGCGGCCCGGCGCGACCGGTCGACCTGCTGGCGGCGTACAACGCGGCGCACGACCCCGACCTGGGCTCCGACGCGGGCTGGACTCCGACCTGGCGCCGCGACCCGGTCCTGCCGGCCCCACTGGTCCCCCTCCTGGTCGGCCCTCTCGCCGGCGCCGACCGGCTGCCGATCTGA
- a CDS encoding glycosyltransferase 87 family protein, with the protein MNVTRQRVVTVLGLAAVLAVAIAVLPGHRGWFDVGVYHGAVGNWARGGDLYAWSTANGYGFTYPPFAAASMLPMAALAWYPTIVANLVLTALAVAFLLHLLVEPLARRHGWSRWYALALACCLLAGLNPVRDTVSFGQVNLLLLGLVYLDLWLLERGSRLAGVGTGLAAAVKLTPAIFIGYLLVTGRWRAATTAIGTAVGATMVAAVFAPNATRTFFTEALWDTDRVGELAYVSNQSLLGLVARLDPAHPDRRLWLVLVAAVLVVWAVRVRRAVHHGDDRAGFALTGVSACLVSPVTWVHHLVWLVPGLVVLAASTLPWPPADATTRRRARAGVAGYVVLCSGLVWVFANGSAGPLGFVGANAYVWVSIGMLVLLPVGAVPPRTARPAVQCVAGGILCSYWKTLCGSYSALILRSRSKLRPQ; encoded by the coding sequence ATGAACGTGACCCGGCAGCGGGTGGTGACGGTGCTCGGGCTTGCCGCCGTGCTCGCGGTGGCGATCGCGGTGCTGCCCGGGCACCGGGGTTGGTTCGACGTCGGTGTCTACCACGGTGCGGTCGGGAACTGGGCACGCGGCGGCGACCTGTACGCGTGGAGCACCGCGAACGGGTACGGCTTCACCTATCCGCCGTTCGCCGCCGCCAGCATGCTGCCGATGGCCGCGCTGGCCTGGTACCCGACGATCGTGGCGAACCTGGTGCTCACCGCGCTCGCCGTCGCGTTCCTGCTGCACCTGCTCGTGGAGCCGTTGGCCCGGCGTCACGGGTGGAGCCGCTGGTACGCGCTGGCGTTGGCCTGCTGTCTGCTGGCCGGGCTCAACCCGGTGCGGGACACGGTCAGCTTCGGGCAGGTCAACCTGCTGCTGCTGGGGCTGGTCTACCTGGACCTGTGGTTGCTGGAGCGGGGTAGCCGGCTGGCCGGTGTCGGGACCGGGCTGGCCGCGGCGGTCAAGCTCACCCCGGCGATCTTCATCGGGTACCTGCTGGTCACCGGACGGTGGCGGGCCGCCACCACGGCCATCGGCACCGCCGTCGGGGCCACCATGGTCGCAGCGGTGTTCGCGCCGAACGCCACCCGCACGTTCTTCACCGAGGCGCTGTGGGACACCGACCGGGTCGGTGAGTTGGCGTACGTGTCGAACCAGTCGTTGCTCGGTCTCGTCGCCCGGCTCGACCCGGCGCACCCGGACCGGCGGCTGTGGCTGGTGCTGGTCGCCGCCGTGCTGGTGGTCTGGGCGGTGCGGGTACGCCGGGCGGTACACCATGGCGACGATCGGGCCGGTTTCGCGCTGACCGGCGTCAGCGCCTGTCTGGTCAGCCCGGTCACCTGGGTGCACCACCTGGTGTGGCTGGTGCCGGGGCTGGTGGTGCTCGCCGCGTCGACGCTGCCGTGGCCGCCGGCCGACGCGACGACCCGTCGTCGGGCGCGCGCCGGCGTCGCCGGGTACGTCGTGCTCTGCAGCGGGCTGGTCTGGGTCTTCGCCAACGGCTCGGCCGGGCCGCTGGGGTTCGTCGGCGCCAACGCGTACGTGTGGGTCAGCATCGGGATGCTCGTGCTGCTCCCGGTGGGCGCCGTGCCCCCCCGCACCGCCCGTCCTGCGGTTCAGTGCGTCGCGGGCGGAATACTCTGCTCGTACTGGAAGACGTTGTGCGGGTCGTACTCCGCCTTGATCTTGCGTAGCCGCTCGAAGTTGCGACCCCAGTAG
- a CDS encoding HD domain-containing protein: protein MDFPPHLGSMPMHAITEIHGEPGLLERFRLEVQQFDDGARARLTAALDLAAELHRDDRRVREPYLNHLLRVAIRLMHHYQVRDVDVIVAGLLHDAVEDHPSELADGDPEGDPTEAALAALAARFGPRVATLVAAVTNPLYDPARDRNAQYREHLAVSLDREPWARVIKVSDFTDNGVGVIHTVGPKVVSSARKYRPMVPLFRDLIGRPDTPLSPAVKRHIFGQLDLAEERFSAILDQPARSN, encoded by the coding sequence ATGGACTTCCCGCCGCACCTGGGCAGCATGCCGATGCACGCGATCACCGAGATCCACGGCGAACCGGGCCTGCTGGAGCGCTTCCGGTTGGAGGTCCAGCAGTTCGACGACGGTGCCCGGGCGCGGCTGACCGCCGCGCTCGACCTCGCCGCCGAGCTGCACCGCGACGACCGACGCGTCCGGGAGCCGTACCTCAATCACCTGCTGCGGGTGGCGATCCGGTTGATGCACCACTACCAGGTCCGTGACGTGGACGTGATCGTCGCCGGCCTGCTGCACGACGCGGTCGAGGACCACCCGTCCGAACTGGCCGACGGTGACCCGGAGGGCGATCCGACCGAGGCCGCGCTGGCCGCGCTCGCCGCGCGCTTCGGCCCGCGGGTGGCCACCCTGGTCGCCGCCGTCACCAACCCGCTGTACGACCCCGCGCGGGACCGCAACGCGCAGTACCGGGAGCACCTGGCGGTCAGCCTGGACCGGGAGCCGTGGGCCCGGGTGATCAAGGTGTCGGACTTCACCGACAACGGGGTGGGCGTGATCCACACGGTCGGGCCGAAGGTCGTGTCGTCGGCCCGGAAGTACCGGCCGATGGTGCCGCTCTTTCGGGATCTGATCGGCCGGCCGGACACACCGTTGTCACCGGCGGTGAAGCGGCACATCTTCGGCCAACTCGACCTTGCCGAGGAGCGGTTCAGCGCCATCCTGGACCAGCCCGCCCGCTCGAACTGA
- a CDS encoding Gfo/Idh/MocA family protein gives MSGVASPPRVAVIGANGHGRWHRRAIAPLHAAGRLRLVALVDVRPVEDDPAAPVPPGVGVFTDHRAMLAAARPEVVVICTPPHTHLAIARDALATGADLLLEKPPVLSLAEHEELTWALAAAGRVAQVGFQALGSAALTALTDALAAGRLGTVTGISTVAAWQRPDDYYARSPWAGRRSLNGRPVLDGALANPLAHAVMQCLAIAEALGGATPWPVAIEVERYRVRPIEVEDTAVLRVLFRAGPPVLVAVTLAAEEFVAGEVVVTGTAGQAVLEYPTDRLRLPGDVVTRRVPGRQGLLENLLAHRLDPPGVPLIAPLARTAPFTALLDALRDAPEPRLLDGDLVTAVGEGGQRVRHLRGVVDVLRRAAERGALPSELAVPWAAAAYRAELAG, from the coding sequence GTGAGCGGGGTGGCGTCGCCGCCCCGGGTGGCGGTGATCGGGGCGAACGGGCACGGCCGGTGGCACCGGCGCGCGATCGCGCCGCTGCACGCCGCCGGTCGACTACGGCTGGTCGCCCTGGTCGACGTCCGGCCGGTGGAGGACGATCCGGCAGCGCCGGTGCCACCCGGCGTCGGGGTCTTCACCGACCATCGGGCGATGCTCGCCGCCGCCCGGCCGGAGGTGGTGGTGATCTGCACTCCGCCACACACCCACCTGGCGATCGCCCGCGACGCGCTGGCCACCGGTGCGGACCTGCTGCTGGAGAAGCCGCCGGTGCTGTCGCTGGCCGAGCACGAGGAGCTGACCTGGGCCCTCGCCGCCGCTGGCCGGGTGGCCCAGGTCGGCTTCCAGGCGCTCGGGTCGGCGGCCCTCACCGCGCTGACCGACGCGCTGGCCGCCGGCCGGCTGGGCACGGTCACCGGCATCTCCACCGTCGCCGCGTGGCAGCGGCCGGACGACTACTACGCCCGCTCCCCCTGGGCGGGTCGACGGAGTCTGAACGGCCGGCCGGTGCTCGACGGCGCACTGGCCAACCCGCTCGCACACGCGGTGATGCAGTGCCTGGCGATCGCCGAGGCGCTCGGCGGGGCGACGCCCTGGCCGGTCGCGATCGAGGTGGAACGCTACCGGGTCCGGCCGATCGAGGTGGAGGACACCGCCGTGCTGCGGGTCCTGTTCCGCGCCGGCCCACCCGTCCTGGTGGCGGTGACCCTGGCCGCTGAGGAGTTCGTGGCGGGCGAGGTGGTGGTGACCGGGACGGCGGGACAGGCGGTGCTGGAGTACCCGACCGACCGGTTGCGGCTGCCCGGGGACGTGGTCACCCGTCGCGTCCCGGGACGACAAGGGCTGCTGGAGAACCTGCTCGCGCACCGGCTCGACCCGCCGGGGGTGCCGCTGATCGCCCCGCTGGCCCGTACCGCGCCGTTCACCGCACTGCTGGACGCCTTGCGGGACGCGCCGGAGCCTCGGCTCCTCGACGGCGACCTGGTGACCGCGGTGGGCGAAGGTGGGCAGCGGGTCCGCCACCTGCGGGGCGTGGTCGACGTGCTGCGTCGGGCGGCCGAGCGGGGGGCGCTCCCGAGCGAGTTGGCGGTGCCGTGGGCAGCCGCCGCGTACCGCGCCGAGTTGGCGGGATAG
- a CDS encoding FAD-binding oxidoreductase — MRDLSRRDLLKATAVGAGAVALPSMIAGSTAIAADGPGPFVGDKFPPAELTGRIVRPQSPDYADASIGWDELFVHYPLVIVFAQETRDVVNALTWARQHNVALRVRSGRHSLEGWSNVDNGIVIDVSELKDTHIDTASRIARVGAGLNQSEAITALGEYDLAATTGTEGTVGLSGATLGGGFGFLTRYLGMACDNLIGAEIVVAAGADGAKVLQVDPWNHPDLLWALRGAGNGNFGIVTSLTYKVAPLKSVAYVQATWEGLDDLHGVFDSWQRSAPFADPRLGSQLEVHPTEVLLFGVLAEGSEAEARKLLAPILSVGNPTVTVQIGGWSETYAGFQIPTADEPANWKFFSQFTRDPFPEKAISIIRAFMEDSPSADSNFFTQAFGTGAQRQEPFGGAAFPHRDALFYSEPGAGWGTRGEPDSGDAVTPIAQTWIAEFSQALRPYVDGAYVNVPNIGMAEWETAYWGRNFERLRKIKAEYDPHNVFQYEQSIPPATH, encoded by the coding sequence ATGCGCGACCTTTCTCGTCGCGATCTGCTCAAGGCGACGGCCGTCGGCGCCGGAGCGGTCGCCCTCCCGAGCATGATCGCCGGGAGCACGGCGATCGCGGCCGACGGCCCCGGACCGTTCGTCGGTGACAAGTTCCCGCCGGCGGAGCTGACCGGCCGGATCGTCCGCCCACAGAGCCCCGACTACGCGGACGCGAGCATCGGCTGGGACGAGCTCTTCGTCCACTACCCGCTGGTCATCGTCTTCGCCCAGGAGACCCGGGACGTGGTGAACGCCCTCACCTGGGCGCGGCAGCACAACGTCGCTCTGCGGGTCCGCAGCGGCCGGCACAGCCTGGAGGGCTGGTCGAACGTCGACAACGGCATCGTGATCGACGTCAGCGAGCTGAAGGACACCCACATCGACACCGCCAGTCGCATCGCACGGGTCGGCGCCGGGCTCAACCAGTCCGAGGCCATCACCGCACTCGGGGAGTACGACCTGGCGGCGACCACGGGAACCGAGGGCACCGTGGGCCTTTCCGGTGCGACCCTCGGCGGCGGCTTCGGCTTCCTCACCCGCTATCTCGGAATGGCCTGCGACAACCTGATCGGTGCCGAGATCGTCGTCGCGGCGGGTGCCGACGGCGCGAAGGTGCTCCAGGTGGACCCGTGGAACCACCCGGACCTGCTCTGGGCGCTGCGCGGAGCCGGAAACGGCAACTTCGGCATCGTCACCTCGCTGACCTACAAGGTGGCGCCGCTCAAGAGCGTCGCCTACGTCCAGGCGACCTGGGAGGGCCTCGACGACCTGCACGGGGTCTTCGACTCCTGGCAGCGCAGCGCACCGTTCGCCGACCCCCGCCTCGGCAGCCAACTCGAGGTCCACCCGACCGAGGTCCTGCTGTTCGGGGTGCTCGCCGAAGGATCAGAGGCGGAGGCGAGGAAGCTGCTGGCCCCGATCCTCTCGGTCGGCAACCCCACGGTGACGGTGCAGATCGGAGGCTGGAGCGAGACCTATGCCGGCTTCCAGATTCCGACCGCGGACGAGCCCGCGAACTGGAAGTTCTTCTCACAGTTCACCAGGGATCCGTTCCCGGAGAAGGCGATCAGCATCATCCGCGCGTTCATGGAGGACTCCCCCTCCGCCGACAGCAACTTCTTCACCCAGGCCTTCGGCACCGGGGCGCAACGGCAGGAACCGTTCGGGGGCGCGGCCTTCCCGCACCGCGACGCGCTCTTCTACTCCGAGCCCGGCGCCGGCTGGGGCACTCGCGGGGAGCCCGACAGCGGCGATGCCGTCACCCCGATCGCCCAGACCTGGATCGCCGAGTTCAGCCAGGCACTGCGGCCCTACGTGGACGGCGCCTACGTCAACGTGCCGAACATCGGGATGGCGGAATGGGAGACCGCCTACTGGGGTCGCAACTTCGAGCGGCTACGCAAGATCAAGGCGGAGTACGACCCGCACAACGTCTTCCAGTACGAGCAGAGTATTCCGCCCGCGACGCACTGA
- a CDS encoding P-loop NTPase fold protein, with translation MSTAGRSSRRFLLLDDLPVSDGTDDLLGTGTVASSLADLIYGSRSHTPFALAIDGQWGAGKSTLMKQLSAGLQTRTDMEVVWFNAWTATGGGALTGMLETVLNSLDRNVVRRSLRRLNSNGFVAGALRIGVGMAAGFFRVDRALDQLWERMAVDASARQQVRRLLEEAMTTWTDGRDGTPRRTITIFVDDLDRCDHRTALEIFEAMKLYLDLPGIAFVLGCDLSVLTRLALPGADEPAQVRSYLEKIIQVHYRIPRPAEAQVHSMIIGYANRSRTDSLLTDDMVALIGRQTVGNPRRVKRLINSFVAEYDLDQDWHEIGAEGLMKVVILQHLYPDFYHDVLAGKDDTAGDVLNYRLTRDWLRRAAALPPQQREAAHRLLTHHDVALPTSLDDHSYDAGDCARANAQLAERVPALWPALIDNDDLLDLLRSFGDQAERGHLQSRLRRRPLSTAPTTLSGRGKEPRLDGIRLLWVDDNPAGNEALINTITARGAQVRTAVSGEQARALLPNFNPNLLLSDVGRGGAEVGFTDLVALRKDGYAGPALFYTSHFSTTLNEKAIAAGAVGVTASPTTVMEWLERHSANAATSPG, from the coding sequence ATGTCGACAGCCGGGCGAAGCAGCCGTCGATTCCTCCTCCTCGACGACCTGCCGGTTTCGGACGGGACAGACGACCTGCTCGGTACTGGCACGGTGGCGTCGAGCCTGGCTGATCTCATCTACGGCTCGCGAAGCCACACACCGTTCGCGCTGGCCATCGACGGCCAGTGGGGCGCCGGCAAGAGCACCCTGATGAAGCAGTTGTCCGCAGGGCTGCAGACCCGCACGGACATGGAGGTCGTCTGGTTCAACGCCTGGACGGCCACCGGCGGGGGTGCCCTCACCGGCATGTTGGAGACGGTCCTCAACAGCCTCGACCGCAACGTCGTACGGCGGTCGCTTCGCCGGCTCAACAGCAACGGTTTCGTCGCCGGCGCACTTCGCATCGGCGTCGGCATGGCCGCCGGGTTCTTCCGCGTTGATCGGGCACTCGATCAGCTGTGGGAGCGGATGGCGGTGGACGCGTCCGCCCGCCAACAGGTCCGTCGGTTGCTCGAGGAGGCGATGACCACCTGGACTGACGGGAGAGATGGCACGCCCCGGCGGACGATCACGATCTTCGTGGACGACCTCGATCGCTGCGACCACCGCACGGCGCTCGAGATCTTCGAAGCCATGAAGCTATACCTCGACCTACCCGGCATCGCTTTTGTGCTGGGCTGTGACCTCAGTGTCCTCACCCGACTGGCACTGCCGGGAGCGGACGAGCCAGCACAGGTACGAAGCTATCTGGAAAAGATCATCCAGGTTCATTACCGCATCCCACGCCCGGCCGAGGCGCAGGTCCACTCGATGATCATTGGGTACGCCAACCGGTCCCGCACGGACAGCCTGCTGACCGATGACATGGTGGCGTTGATCGGACGTCAGACCGTTGGAAACCCCCGCCGAGTCAAGCGGCTCATCAACAGCTTCGTGGCCGAGTACGACCTCGACCAGGACTGGCACGAGATCGGTGCGGAAGGCTTGATGAAGGTGGTGATACTCCAACATCTGTACCCGGACTTCTACCACGACGTCCTCGCGGGCAAAGACGACACCGCCGGCGACGTGCTCAACTACCGGCTGACGAGAGACTGGCTGCGACGCGCTGCTGCGCTGCCTCCGCAGCAACGCGAGGCGGCACACCGACTCCTCACGCACCACGACGTCGCGCTGCCGACATCGCTCGACGATCACAGCTACGATGCCGGCGACTGCGCGCGAGCGAATGCTCAACTGGCCGAACGGGTGCCCGCCCTCTGGCCCGCCCTCATCGACAACGACGACCTCCTCGACCTGCTTCGCAGCTTCGGCGACCAGGCCGAGCGCGGCCACCTGCAGAGCAGGCTCCGTCGCCGCCCGTTGAGCACTGCGCCGACGACACTCTCTGGCCGAGGCAAGGAGCCCCGCCTCGATGGCATTCGTCTGTTGTGGGTCGACGACAATCCGGCCGGCAACGAAGCGCTCATCAACACCATCACGGCGCGAGGTGCTCAGGTCAGGACGGCCGTGTCCGGCGAACAGGCCCGGGCTCTGCTGCCGAACTTCAATCCGAACCTGCTGCTCTCCGACGTCGGGCGGGGCGGGGCGGAGGTGGGCTTCACCGACCTGGTGGCGCTTCGCAAGGACGGTTACGCCGGGCCCGCTCTCTTCTATACCTCCCATTTCAGTACGACGTTGAACGAGAAGGCGATCGCCGCCGGGGCGGTCGGGGTGACCGCCTCACCCACCACCGTCATGGAGTGGCTGGAACGGCATTCCGCGAACGCAGCGACCTCGCCAGGCTGA